In the genome of Neovison vison isolate M4711 chromosome 3, ASM_NN_V1, whole genome shotgun sequence, one region contains:
- the THAP4 gene encoding peroxynitrite isomerase THAP4 isoform X2, whose amino-acid sequence MAKPGSRKAKQVALQGETAPRASQDAASQERTRQAPEGAPDDGLASAAAGSQGEADTSAVEASGESTTAAPDGGLVDKSGISVDDFTPPGSGACKFIGSLHSYSFSSKHTRERASVPREPVDRKRLKRDVEPGCSGSNLGPDKGLAQSPPSSSLTATPQKPSQSPSAPPTDVTPKPAAEAVQSEHSDASPMSINEVILSASGACKLIDSLHSYCFSSRQNKSQVCCLREQVEKKNGELKSLRQRVSRSDSQVRKLQEKLDELRRVSFPYLSSLLPFSREPPTMNPVVEPLSWMLGTWLSDPPGAGTFPTLQPFQYLEEVYISHVGQPVLNFSFNAFHPDTRKPMHRECGFIRLKPDTNKVAFVSAQNTGIVEVEEGEVNGQELCITSHSIARISFAKEPHVEQITRKFRLNSEGKLEQTVSMATTTQPMTQHLHITYKKVTP is encoded by the exons ATGGCCAAGCCAGGGTCCCGAAAGGCAAAGCAAGTTGCACTGCAGGGTGAGACTGCCCCCAGGGCCTCCCAGGATGCCGCCAGTCAGGAGCGCACGCGGCAGGCCCCAGAAGGAGCTCCAGACGATGGTCTGGCCAGCGCGGCGGCGGGCAgtcagggagaggcagacacGTCTGCCGTGGAGGCCAGTGGTGAGAGCACCACCGCCGCCCCTGATGGCGGTCTGGTGGATAAGAGCGGCATTTCCGTGGATGACTTTACCCCGCCAGGGTCTGGGGCCTGCAAGTTTATTGGCTCACTGCATTCTTACAGTTTCTCCTCCAAGCACACTCGAGAGAGGGCATCTGTGCCCCGAGAGCCTGTTGACCGAAAGAGGCTGAAGAGAGACGTGGAGCCTGGCTGCAGCGGGAGCAACTTGGGGCCTGACAAGGGCTTGGCCCAGAGCCCCCCGAGCTCATCCCTCACCGCGACACCTCAGAAGCCCTCCCAgagcccctctgcccccccaacAGACGTCACTCCGAAGCCAGCAGCAGAGGCTGTCCAGAGCGAGCACAGCGACGCCAGCCCCATGTCCATCAACGAGGTCATCCTGTCAGCATCAGGCGCCTGCAAGCTCATCGACTCGCTGCACTCCTACTGCTTCTCCTCCCGACAGAACAAGAGCCAGGTGTGCTGCCTGCgggagcaggtggagaagaaGAATGGCGAGCTGAAGAGCTTGCGCCAGAGGGTTAGCCGCTCCGACAGCCAGGTGCGCAAGCTGCAGGAGAAGCTGGACGAGCTGCGGAGAGTGAGCTTCCCCTACCTGAGCAGCCTGCTGCCCTTCAGCCGCG agcctcCCACGATGAACCCTGTGGTGGAGCCGCTGTCCTGGATGCTGGGTACCTGGCTGTCAGACCCGCCAGGAGCTGGGACCTTCCCGACGCTGCAGCCTTTCCAGTACCTGGAGGAGGTGTACATCTCCCACGTGGGCCAGCCTGTGCTGAACTTCTC GTTCAACGCCTTCCACCCGGACACACGCAAACCAATGCACAGGGAGTGTGGCTTCATCCGCCTCAAGCCCGACACCAACAAGGTGGCCTTCGTCAGCGCCCAGAACACAG GCATCGTGGAGGTGGAAGAGGGCGAGGTGAATGGCCAGGAGCTGTGCATCACGTCCCACTCCATTGCCAGGATCTCCTTCGCCAAGGAGCCCCACGTGGAGCAG
- the THAP4 gene encoding peroxynitrite isomerase THAP4 isoform X1: MVICCAAANCSNRQGKGEKRAVSFHRFPLKDSKRLIQWLKAVQRDNWTPTKYSFLCSEHFTKDSFSKRLEDQHRLLKPTAVPSIFHLPEKKRGTGGHGRTRRKVTRKSSGGLRGHASGADGKGATGSSSSSGENPMAKPGSRKAKQVALQGETAPRASQDAASQERTRQAPEGAPDDGLASAAAGSQGEADTSAVEASGESTTAAPDGGLVDKSGISVDDFTPPGSGACKFIGSLHSYSFSSKHTRERASVPREPVDRKRLKRDVEPGCSGSNLGPDKGLAQSPPSSSLTATPQKPSQSPSAPPTDVTPKPAAEAVQSEHSDASPMSINEVILSASGACKLIDSLHSYCFSSRQNKSQVCCLREQVEKKNGELKSLRQRVSRSDSQVRKLQEKLDELRRVSFPYLSSLLPFSREPPTMNPVVEPLSWMLGTWLSDPPGAGTFPTLQPFQYLEEVYISHVGQPVLNFSFNAFHPDTRKPMHRECGFIRLKPDTNKVAFVSAQNTGIVEVEEGEVNGQELCITSHSIARISFAKEPHVEQITRKFRLNSEGKLEQTVSMATTTQPMTQHLHITYKKVTP, from the exons ATGGTGATCTGCTGTGCGGCCGCGAACTGTTCCAACCGGCAGGGCAAGGGGGAGAAGCGCGCCGTCTCCTTCCACAG GTTCCCCCTAAAGGACTCAAAACGTTTGATCCAGTGGTTAAAAGCTGTTCAGAGGGATAACTGGACCCCCACTAAGTATTCTTTCCTCTGTAGTGAACACTTCACCAAAGACAGCTTCTCCAAAAGGCTAGAGGATCAGCATCGCCTGCTCAAGCCCACGGCGGTGCCCTCCATCTTCCACCTGCCCGAGAAGAAGAGGGGCACTGGAGGTCATGGCCGCACGAGGAGAAAGGTCACCAGAAAGTCCTCAGGGGGCCTGAGGGGACACGCGAGTGGGGCAGACGGGAAAGGAGCTACAGGTTCATCGTCGTCCTCAGGGGAAAACCCAATGGCCAAGCCAGGGTCCCGAAAGGCAAAGCAAGTTGCACTGCAGGGTGAGACTGCCCCCAGGGCCTCCCAGGATGCCGCCAGTCAGGAGCGCACGCGGCAGGCCCCAGAAGGAGCTCCAGACGATGGTCTGGCCAGCGCGGCGGCGGGCAgtcagggagaggcagacacGTCTGCCGTGGAGGCCAGTGGTGAGAGCACCACCGCCGCCCCTGATGGCGGTCTGGTGGATAAGAGCGGCATTTCCGTGGATGACTTTACCCCGCCAGGGTCTGGGGCCTGCAAGTTTATTGGCTCACTGCATTCTTACAGTTTCTCCTCCAAGCACACTCGAGAGAGGGCATCTGTGCCCCGAGAGCCTGTTGACCGAAAGAGGCTGAAGAGAGACGTGGAGCCTGGCTGCAGCGGGAGCAACTTGGGGCCTGACAAGGGCTTGGCCCAGAGCCCCCCGAGCTCATCCCTCACCGCGACACCTCAGAAGCCCTCCCAgagcccctctgcccccccaacAGACGTCACTCCGAAGCCAGCAGCAGAGGCTGTCCAGAGCGAGCACAGCGACGCCAGCCCCATGTCCATCAACGAGGTCATCCTGTCAGCATCAGGCGCCTGCAAGCTCATCGACTCGCTGCACTCCTACTGCTTCTCCTCCCGACAGAACAAGAGCCAGGTGTGCTGCCTGCgggagcaggtggagaagaaGAATGGCGAGCTGAAGAGCTTGCGCCAGAGGGTTAGCCGCTCCGACAGCCAGGTGCGCAAGCTGCAGGAGAAGCTGGACGAGCTGCGGAGAGTGAGCTTCCCCTACCTGAGCAGCCTGCTGCCCTTCAGCCGCG agcctcCCACGATGAACCCTGTGGTGGAGCCGCTGTCCTGGATGCTGGGTACCTGGCTGTCAGACCCGCCAGGAGCTGGGACCTTCCCGACGCTGCAGCCTTTCCAGTACCTGGAGGAGGTGTACATCTCCCACGTGGGCCAGCCTGTGCTGAACTTCTC GTTCAACGCCTTCCACCCGGACACACGCAAACCAATGCACAGGGAGTGTGGCTTCATCCGCCTCAAGCCCGACACCAACAAGGTGGCCTTCGTCAGCGCCCAGAACACAG GCATCGTGGAGGTGGAAGAGGGCGAGGTGAATGGCCAGGAGCTGTGCATCACGTCCCACTCCATTGCCAGGATCTCCTTCGCCAAGGAGCCCCACGTGGAGCAG